From the genome of Sporosarcina luteola:
AAGCCGATAACAGCTATTTTTCTATTCATCACAGACCCTTTCACAACTTTATTTGATAATACGCCAAATACCAGTCGACAAATTTGCCGACACCATCTTTAATGGATGTTTTCGGTTTGAAAACGATTTCCTTATACAAGTCATCGACAATTGCATAAGTGGCAGGAACATCTCCATCCTGCAATGCCATGAAGTTTTTAATCGCTACTTTTCCTAGTTTTTCTTCAATCGCAGAAATGAAGTCCATCAAGTTCACAGGGCTATTATTTCCGATGTTGTATACTTTGTAAGGGGCATAGCTTGTGCCAGGATCCGGATTTTTCCCAGACCAATCCGGATTAGGCATTGCAGGTTTATGAAGAAGACGGGAAATGGACTCTACAATGTCATCCACATATGTGAAGTCGCGCATCATTTTTCCATTGTTAAATATATCGATCGGCTTACCTTCAATAATGTTTTTTGTAAACTTGAAGAGAGCCATATCCGGTCGCCCCCATGGTCCGTATACCGTAAAGAAACGAAGACCGGTCGTCGGTAAATTGTAAAGGCTGCTATACGTATGTGCCATCAGTTCATTCGCTTTCTTTGTCGCAGCATATAAACTAAGAGGATGATCGACCGTATCGTGCACGGAGAATGGTAATGTCGTATTTGCCCCGTAAACTGAGCTGGACGATGCATATAGTAATTGCTTTACATTATATTGACGACACATTTCCAACACATTGATAAAGCCAACAATATTCGTATCGATATATACGTAAGGATTCTCAATGCTGTATCTCACGCCCGCTTGCGCAGCTAAATTCACAACGATATCGATTTCATTTTCGCTGAATACCGTTTGAACTTTCTTTCGGTCTACCAAATCAGCATGATAAAACTTGAAACATTTATGAGGAATTAGTTTTCCTAAACGCGCTTCCTTTAACGAGGTTTCGTAATAATCGTTCATGTCGTCGAATCCTATGACTTCATGACCCATTAACAACAGTTTTTCTGATAAATGATAGCCAATAAAACCGGAAGAACCCGTAACTAAGATTTTCATTTTTCTCCTCCCTCAACATTTCTAAGGAAGTTTTCATGCCATTTGTGCAAAACAATTAGACTCCATATAAGATTCGCGTGATTTTTTTTACTCTTCATATGTTCTTCAATGATTGTTTCGACTGTATCAAAATGAACGAGATTTACTTTTTCTACTGTTTCTCTCGTCAAAGAGGAAACTACCAATTCTTTTAGTTCGGTCTTGAACCATTCAGCTAATGGGATCTCAAATCCCCTCTTTTTAGCGGTTAGTATTTTATTGGGAAGCAGGTCTGAAAATGTCTCCTTCAAGATGATTTTCCCGTTTGCACGACGCATTTTAAATTTCAATGGAATTTCATATGCTAATTCCACTACTTTATGGTCAAGAAAAGGTGATCGTATTTCCAACCCATTTATTTTGCTCATTCGGTCAGTCTTGACTAACATGTCATTCGGCAAAGCGAATTTGAAGTCTGTATACATCATCCTGTTCACTGACTCATTTGTATTTAAATAAGAGAAGTAGTCAGACAACTGCTCTTCTACCTTAAACCTGTTTATTGATTTATGTTTAACTAATCGGGAAATCTGATCCTGGTCGTATGATTCCATCAATTTAACATGCATTTGAAAAATTTCAGTCGTAGCGCTTCTCGTAAACTTATTTGCTTTCCTAGCAAATGCAGTAATTGGATTTCGTTTGTCTTCCGGAATCAAATGTAAAGGAGCTTCAATTAACTTCTCTCTTATCATCTTTGGTATTTTAGAATACAGTTGTTGGTAATAGACACTTGTGTATTTATTATATCCAGCAAATAATTCATCCCCTCCATCACCGCTTAAAGCGACAGGGGTATGATGTTTAGTGAGTCGGGAAACATAGTAAGTTGGGATCGCGGAAGAATCGGCAAAAGGTTCTTCCAAGTTTTCAATGATTATTTCGATGACTTCATGTAAGTCATCAAATTCGATAAATAGTTCATGATGATTTGTATTATGCAATGCGGAAACAGTCTTTGCTAAAGCTGACTCATCATATTGCTTTTGATCCTTATATCCAATCGTAAACGTATTTACGGGCTTAGTTGACTGTTCAGCCATCAAACCTACAACAATACTCGAATCAATGCCTCCGCTTAAAAAAGCACCAGCCGATTCTTCGCTCTCCATACGCTCTCGAACAGAGCTAGTCAATGTCTCTCTTACTCGTTGTTGTATGGTTCGATAAGGTCCATCTTTTTCGGTAGCATCCGGGTTTACATCCCAATACTTTTTTATTGTTAACGTATCGTTTTCCAAGGAATATTTGATAGAATGCCCCGGCATTAATTGAAAGACATTCTTAAATATTGTCATCGGCTGCGGGATATAATAAAAACGCAAGAAATTCTCTACGGCTTCGTAATTGATTTCTTGTTCGTTATGAGCCATTATCTTTTTCAGTTCGGATCCAAATAGCAACTGATCAAGCCCATTGCAATAATAGTACGGTTTTTTCCCTACTCGATCTCTAACCATTACTAGTTCCTTGTTAGATACATCCCAGATTGCTATCGCAAACGTTCCATGCAAGTAATTAATAAAACCTTCACCGTATTCTTCATATACTTTAAGGATTAGTTCAGAATCCGAATTGGTTTTAAATAGGTAATTATTTTTTTCTAATTTCTTTTTGAGTGCTAGAGCATTGTAAATTTTGCCGTTAAAAGCAATTATTTTAAAATCACTTTCAAATAGCACGTCATTGTCATGAAAATATAATTCAGCGCTTGATTTATTTAAAACACCATTAAAGCCGGCCATTACTAAGTCCATCCCTCCCCAAGCAAATAAAAGAAGCTCTACCCGATTTTGCTCCCTACACCGAATCGCATTAATTCCTGTTTATGATTCGTTAACAATAGAAGAAATAACACAAACCAAATAATCGGCTGCCTCATGACATTATGAAAGTTAGAAAAAATTAATACTTGTAGTAATAAAATTAGATAGTGCAAATTTTTTCCGGAATTAATGATCGCCCATAAGAATAGTAATAGGATAACGATTACTCCAAAAAGACCTAACATCGAAAGTAAGTCAATTAACGTATTGTGCGCTTCAAATCCTTCGAATGGAGAGGTTAATCCGGATTGTGATTTAGTTCCATTACCAATTAAAGGTGATTTCAAAAATGCTTTTATTCCGTTTTCCCATAATATAAATCGGATAGATGATTGATTGCTCACTTCATTAAACGAATTTGAAACATTTTTAAAGATGTCTAATGCTATTTTCAGCATACTGACAAGAAATGAAAGCACGAAGATATTTACGATTACCTTAAGGTGATTTTTAAATTTTATCTTTTTGATGAATATAGCGTAACTATAGATAAAAAATGATAGGATCCAAGCTAAAACGAGTGCATCACTTTCGATTTTCAATCCTATCCAGACAACTGCCACGATATTTAAAATGCCTATTGGAATGGATATTCTTTTTCTGCTCATTAAATATAAAGAGATAATTGGTAGGATGAGGGTTAATAAAGCTAATTGATTGGGGTTAAGAGAAAGTCCACTAAATCTAGTTGAGTAATAATAAAAGAAGTCTATATAGAAGAAGTTACGAAAGACCAATAAATACAATAAGCAGAGGTAAATATATGCTTGCGAGTAAATGTAGAAATGTAAAGCAGCCTTTTTTAATACGTTTTGATAGTCGGGTAAATGGACGATTAGAATAATTAATCCGATCGGGAGTAAGTATGCAATTGTATCCCTTAAGTCTATTATTTCAATTGTCCCTTTTAATGCGCCGAACAAATTTGAAATGAAAGCCGATAGTACAAATGAATATAAAAGAGAAACAAGTTTAATGCTTTTTTCAGTTACATATATCTTTTGGTTTTTGGCCAGTTGGATGATCAGGAGTATCGCTGTGATGAGTAATAACAGTTCCCCTATACCAACAGGACCAATAAACCTTATTTTCGTAAAGGTAGTAAAGCTTAATGCGATGCCAAGAAGGATGGGAATCATTTTGTTTGAATTCATTATGATTCTCCCTCGTTCGTCGAATGATTTTTTCACGAATCCCCTATGCTGCCCCATTCAATCAATGGATATTTGTTTTATGCTTCAGTCGTTTTATGGTTAGCTAAGTCAATCAACTTCTTCTTCATCTCATCTGTCGGAATCTCCAGGAGTTTTTCAAGCACGATGTTCAATTCCTTCTTGCTCATTGGTGCTGACTTCCCTACATAAATCTTAGGGAAAATTTGATCGTTTTGAATTTCATCTTCATTTAACAGCTCTTCAAAAAGTTTTTCGCCTGGACGAATTCCGGTGAAAATGATATCGATTTCATCTTCTCGATACCCCGAGAGTTTAATCAAGTTCTTCGCCAGGTCGACTATTTTGACCGGTTCACCCATGTCGAGTACAAAAACCGCCCCCTCCATAGCGAGCGTACCAGCCTGAATGACAAGTTGAGAAGCTTCGGGGATTGTCATAAAATATCTTGTCATCTCAGGATCTGTGATAGTAATTGGGCCGCCTTGCTTAATTTGCTCTTTAAACAACGGGACTACACTTCCGCGAGACCCTAACACATTCCCAAAACGCACTGCAGCAAACTTCGTTTTACTCTCTTTCGCAAGGTTCTGCACAATCATCTCAGCGAATCGTTTCGACGCACCCATAATATTCATAGGGTTAACTGCTTTGTCGGTCGAGACCATGACAAAATAGGAGACGTCAAATGCATCTGCCGCTTCAGCGACATTTTTCGTGCCGAATATGTTGTTTTTGACGGCTTCTGTTGGGTTTTCTTCCATTAAAGGGACATGTTTATATGCTGCTGCATGATAGATGACATCCGGCTTGAACTCACTGACTACGTCAAAAATCCTCATTCGGTCTTTGATATCAGCAATCACTGGAATGATGGTTGTAGAAAACTCTATACTCTTTCGTAATTCCATGTCTATGTTATAGATTGAGTTTTCACCA
Proteins encoded in this window:
- a CDS encoding NAD-dependent epimerase; translation: MKILVTGSSGFIGYHLSEKLLLMGHEVIGFDDMNDYYETSLKEARLGKLIPHKCFKFYHADLVDRKKVQTVFSENEIDIVVNLAAQAGVRYSIENPYVYIDTNIVGFINVLEMCRQYNVKQLLYASSSSVYGANTTLPFSVHDTVDHPLSLYAATKKANELMAHTYSSLYNLPTTGLRFFTVYGPWGRPDMALFKFTKNIIEGKPIDIFNNGKMMRDFTYVDDIVESISRLLHKPAMPNPDWSGKNPDPGTSYAPYKVYNIGNNSPVNLMDFISAIEEKLGKVAIKNFMALQDGDVPATYAIVDDLYKEIVFKPKTSIKDGVGKFVDWYLAYYQIKL
- the asnB gene encoding asparagine synthase (glutamine-hydrolyzing); translated protein: MDLVMAGFNGVLNKSSAELYFHDNDVLFESDFKIIAFNGKIYNALALKKKLEKNNYLFKTNSDSELILKVYEEYGEGFINYLHGTFAIAIWDVSNKELVMVRDRVGKKPYYYCNGLDQLLFGSELKKIMAHNEQEINYEAVENFLRFYYIPQPMTIFKNVFQLMPGHSIKYSLENDTLTIKKYWDVNPDATEKDGPYRTIQQRVRETLTSSVRERMESEESAGAFLSGGIDSSIVVGLMAEQSTKPVNTFTIGYKDQKQYDESALAKTVSALHNTNHHELFIEFDDLHEVIEIIIENLEEPFADSSAIPTYYVSRLTKHHTPVALSGDGGDELFAGYNKYTSVYYQQLYSKIPKMIREKLIEAPLHLIPEDKRNPITAFARKANKFTRSATTEIFQMHVKLMESYDQDQISRLVKHKSINRFKVEEQLSDYFSYLNTNESVNRMMYTDFKFALPNDMLVKTDRMSKINGLEIRSPFLDHKVVELAYEIPLKFKMRRANGKIILKETFSDLLPNKILTAKKRGFEIPLAEWFKTELKELVVSSLTRETVEKVNLVHFDTVETIIEEHMKSKKNHANLIWSLIVLHKWHENFLRNVEGGEK
- a CDS encoding O-antigen ligase family protein, coding for MNSNKMIPILLGIALSFTTFTKIRFIGPVGIGELLLLITAILLIIQLAKNQKIYVTEKSIKLVSLLYSFVLSAFISNLFGALKGTIEIIDLRDTIAYLLPIGLIILIVHLPDYQNVLKKAALHFYIYSQAYIYLCLLYLLVFRNFFYIDFFYYYSTRFSGLSLNPNQLALLTLILPIISLYLMSRKRISIPIGILNIVAVVWIGLKIESDALVLAWILSFFIYSYAIFIKKIKFKNHLKVIVNIFVLSFLVSMLKIALDIFKNVSNSFNEVSNQSSIRFILWENGIKAFLKSPLIGNGTKSQSGLTSPFEGFEAHNTLIDLLSMLGLFGVIVILLLFLWAIINSGKNLHYLILLLQVLIFSNFHNVMRQPIIWFVLFLLLLTNHKQELMRFGVGSKIG